In Archocentrus centrarchus isolate MPI-CPG fArcCen1 chromosome 16, fArcCen1, whole genome shotgun sequence, a single window of DNA contains:
- the fam131bb gene encoding uncharacterized protein fam131bb isoform X3, which produces MEDTTSILPRLKRNSNAYGIGALAKSSLSGVSGVTRTMKERVTKPTAMAQGRVAHMIEWQNWGMQTVGSGGALQSRITTQEREKERRLENDAYSDLSDGEKEARFAAGILQQFAISEATLLAWSSMDGETPQSGSNQGSVAHLSEVNQESITSRDQILHHSSAEVWPHTYVSQGHYCLSSSDAWEPINNDPSGVASPPAGSYVMGTEGYDGQAAAHFLSQQQQQQFSLQQSQLQQLQQIQQFQHYQQQQLLQYQQQQSLEHRLHSANHSLQATPNSTIHSLVHQIHPPLVDLWNTGQMEAYQAEASGYMGVVAAVEPSLCIPSGEEMVGTEHSPLLEQQEDEEEVKEEEVALCMEQESATLTPPTQQGDASGGSSPGQLPPELITERKASDVTSGLIQTLEEKEEREEGPPPSVAAN; this is translated from the exons ATGGAAGACACCACATCAATCCTGCCTCGGCTCAAGAGGAACTCAAACGCCTATGGCATCGGGGCTCTGGCTAAGTCTTCTCTGTCAGGTGTgtcag GTGTCACCCGCACAATGAAAGAAAGAGTGACCAAGCCCACAGCCATGGCCCAGGGTCGTGTCGCTCACATGATCGAATGGCAAAATTGGGGCATGCAGACGGTGGGCTCAGGGGGCGCCCTCCAGTCCCGCATCACTACCCAGGAGCGGGAAAAGGAGCGGCGGCTGGAGAACGACGCCTACAGCGACCTCAGTGATGGGGAGAAGGAGGCTCGTTTTGCAGCAG GTATCCTGCAGCAGTTTGCAATCTCAGAGGCAACGCTCCTGGCGTGGTCATCGATGGATGGTGAGACTCCGCAGTCAGGATCAAACCAGGGCAGTGTGGCTCACCTCAGCGAGGTCAACCAGGAGAGCATCACCAGTCGAG atCAGATATTGCACCACTCCTCAGCAGAGGTGTGGCCTCACACATATGTCTCCCAAGGCCACTACTGCCTGTCCTCTTCTGACGCCTGGGAACCCATCAACAACGATCCCTCCGGCGTGGCATCTCCCCCTGCTGGCTCCTACGTTATGGGGACGGAGGGCTACGATGGGCAGGCGGCAGCTCACTTCCTGtctcagcagcaacagcagcagttcagTCTCCAACAGAGTCAACtacaacagctgcagcagatccAACAGTTTCAGCACTAccagcaacagcagcttctGCAGTATCAGCAACAGCAG TCTCTGGAACATAGGCTGCACAGTGCCAACCACTCTTTGCAAGCAACGCCCAACAGCACCATCCACAGTCTGGTTCATCAAATCCACCCCCCACTGGTTGATCTGTGGAACACGGGGCAGATGGAAGCCTATCAGGCAGAGGCCAGTGGATACATGGGTGTGGTGGCGGCGGTGGAGCCGAGCCTGTGCATTCCctctggagaggaaatggtggGAACAGAGCACTCCCCGCTactggagcagcaggaggatgaggaggaggtcaAG GAAGAAGAGGTGGCACTGTGCATGGAGCAAGAGTCAGCCACTTTGACTCCGCCCACGCAACAAGGGGATGCCTCGGGTGGCAGTAGTCCGGGTCAGCTGCCACCAGAGCTGATCACAGAGCGGAAGGCCTCCGATGTCACTTCTGGTCTCATTCAGACACTAGAGGAGAAGGAAGAGCGGGAGGAGGggcctcctccttctgtggCAGCCAACTGA
- the fam131bb gene encoding uncharacterized protein fam131bb isoform X4 has protein sequence MHRLQEIDVRWRASPKGWGTSVTRTMKERVTKPTAMAQGRVAHMIEWQNWGMQTVGSGGALQSRITTQEREKERRLENDAYSDLSDGEKEARFAAGILQQFAISEATLLAWSSMDGETPQSGSNQGSVAHLSEVNQESITSRDQILHHSSAEVWPHTYVSQGHYCLSSSDAWEPINNDPSGVASPPAGSYVMGTEGYDGQAAAHFLSQQQQQQFSLQQSQLQQLQQIQQFQHYQQQQLLQYQQQQSLEHRLHSANHSLQATPNSTIHSLVHQIHPPLVDLWNTGQMEAYQAEASGYMGVVAAVEPSLCIPSGEEMVGTEHSPLLEQQEDEEEVKEEEVALCMEQESATLTPPTQQGDASGGSSPGQLPPELITERKASDVTSGLIQTLEEKEEREEGPPPSVAAN, from the exons ATGCATCGGCTCCAGGAGATTGA CGTCAGATGGCGTGCCAGTCCAAAAGGATGGGGAACAA GTGTCACCCGCACAATGAAAGAAAGAGTGACCAAGCCCACAGCCATGGCCCAGGGTCGTGTCGCTCACATGATCGAATGGCAAAATTGGGGCATGCAGACGGTGGGCTCAGGGGGCGCCCTCCAGTCCCGCATCACTACCCAGGAGCGGGAAAAGGAGCGGCGGCTGGAGAACGACGCCTACAGCGACCTCAGTGATGGGGAGAAGGAGGCTCGTTTTGCAGCAG GTATCCTGCAGCAGTTTGCAATCTCAGAGGCAACGCTCCTGGCGTGGTCATCGATGGATGGTGAGACTCCGCAGTCAGGATCAAACCAGGGCAGTGTGGCTCACCTCAGCGAGGTCAACCAGGAGAGCATCACCAGTCGAG atCAGATATTGCACCACTCCTCAGCAGAGGTGTGGCCTCACACATATGTCTCCCAAGGCCACTACTGCCTGTCCTCTTCTGACGCCTGGGAACCCATCAACAACGATCCCTCCGGCGTGGCATCTCCCCCTGCTGGCTCCTACGTTATGGGGACGGAGGGCTACGATGGGCAGGCGGCAGCTCACTTCCTGtctcagcagcaacagcagcagttcagTCTCCAACAGAGTCAACtacaacagctgcagcagatccAACAGTTTCAGCACTAccagcaacagcagcttctGCAGTATCAGCAACAGCAG TCTCTGGAACATAGGCTGCACAGTGCCAACCACTCTTTGCAAGCAACGCCCAACAGCACCATCCACAGTCTGGTTCATCAAATCCACCCCCCACTGGTTGATCTGTGGAACACGGGGCAGATGGAAGCCTATCAGGCAGAGGCCAGTGGATACATGGGTGTGGTGGCGGCGGTGGAGCCGAGCCTGTGCATTCCctctggagaggaaatggtggGAACAGAGCACTCCCCGCTactggagcagcaggaggatgaggaggaggtcaAG GAAGAAGAGGTGGCACTGTGCATGGAGCAAGAGTCAGCCACTTTGACTCCGCCCACGCAACAAGGGGATGCCTCGGGTGGCAGTAGTCCGGGTCAGCTGCCACCAGAGCTGATCACAGAGCGGAAGGCCTCCGATGTCACTTCTGGTCTCATTCAGACACTAGAGGAGAAGGAAGAGCGGGAGGAGGggcctcctccttctgtggCAGCCAACTGA
- the fam131bb gene encoding uncharacterized protein fam131bb isoform X2, translating to MGCIGSRRLTSDGVPVQKDGEQLSMEDTTSILPRLKRNSNAYGIGALAKSSLSGVTRTMKERVTKPTAMAQGRVAHMIEWQNWGMQTVGSGGALQSRITTQEREKERRLENDAYSDLSDGEKEARFAAGILQQFAISEATLLAWSSMDGETPQSGSNQGSVAHLSEVNQESITSRDQILHHSSAEVWPHTYVSQGHYCLSSSDAWEPINNDPSGVASPPAGSYVMGTEGYDGQAAAHFLSQQQQQQFSLQQSQLQQLQQIQQFQHYQQQQLLQYQQQQSLEHRLHSANHSLQATPNSTIHSLVHQIHPPLVDLWNTGQMEAYQAEASGYMGVVAAVEPSLCIPSGEEMVGTEHSPLLEQQEDEEEVKEEEVALCMEQESATLTPPTQQGDASGGSSPGQLPPELITERKASDVTSGLIQTLEEKEEREEGPPPSVAAN from the exons ATGGGATGCATCGGCTCCAGGAGATTGA CGTCAGATGGCGTGCCAGTCCAAAAGGATGGGGAACAA CTGTCTATGGAAGACACCACATCAATCCTGCCTCGGCTCAAGAGGAACTCAAACGCCTATGGCATCGGGGCTCTGGCTAAGTCTTCTCTGTCAG GTGTCACCCGCACAATGAAAGAAAGAGTGACCAAGCCCACAGCCATGGCCCAGGGTCGTGTCGCTCACATGATCGAATGGCAAAATTGGGGCATGCAGACGGTGGGCTCAGGGGGCGCCCTCCAGTCCCGCATCACTACCCAGGAGCGGGAAAAGGAGCGGCGGCTGGAGAACGACGCCTACAGCGACCTCAGTGATGGGGAGAAGGAGGCTCGTTTTGCAGCAG GTATCCTGCAGCAGTTTGCAATCTCAGAGGCAACGCTCCTGGCGTGGTCATCGATGGATGGTGAGACTCCGCAGTCAGGATCAAACCAGGGCAGTGTGGCTCACCTCAGCGAGGTCAACCAGGAGAGCATCACCAGTCGAG atCAGATATTGCACCACTCCTCAGCAGAGGTGTGGCCTCACACATATGTCTCCCAAGGCCACTACTGCCTGTCCTCTTCTGACGCCTGGGAACCCATCAACAACGATCCCTCCGGCGTGGCATCTCCCCCTGCTGGCTCCTACGTTATGGGGACGGAGGGCTACGATGGGCAGGCGGCAGCTCACTTCCTGtctcagcagcaacagcagcagttcagTCTCCAACAGAGTCAACtacaacagctgcagcagatccAACAGTTTCAGCACTAccagcaacagcagcttctGCAGTATCAGCAACAGCAG TCTCTGGAACATAGGCTGCACAGTGCCAACCACTCTTTGCAAGCAACGCCCAACAGCACCATCCACAGTCTGGTTCATCAAATCCACCCCCCACTGGTTGATCTGTGGAACACGGGGCAGATGGAAGCCTATCAGGCAGAGGCCAGTGGATACATGGGTGTGGTGGCGGCGGTGGAGCCGAGCCTGTGCATTCCctctggagaggaaatggtggGAACAGAGCACTCCCCGCTactggagcagcaggaggatgaggaggaggtcaAG GAAGAAGAGGTGGCACTGTGCATGGAGCAAGAGTCAGCCACTTTGACTCCGCCCACGCAACAAGGGGATGCCTCGGGTGGCAGTAGTCCGGGTCAGCTGCCACCAGAGCTGATCACAGAGCGGAAGGCCTCCGATGTCACTTCTGGTCTCATTCAGACACTAGAGGAGAAGGAAGAGCGGGAGGAGGggcctcctccttctgtggCAGCCAACTGA
- the fam131bb gene encoding uncharacterized protein fam131bb isoform X1 has protein sequence MGCIGSRRLTSDGVPVQKDGEQLSMEDTTSILPRLKRNSNAYGIGALAKSSLSGVSGVTRTMKERVTKPTAMAQGRVAHMIEWQNWGMQTVGSGGALQSRITTQEREKERRLENDAYSDLSDGEKEARFAAGILQQFAISEATLLAWSSMDGETPQSGSNQGSVAHLSEVNQESITSRDQILHHSSAEVWPHTYVSQGHYCLSSSDAWEPINNDPSGVASPPAGSYVMGTEGYDGQAAAHFLSQQQQQQFSLQQSQLQQLQQIQQFQHYQQQQLLQYQQQQSLEHRLHSANHSLQATPNSTIHSLVHQIHPPLVDLWNTGQMEAYQAEASGYMGVVAAVEPSLCIPSGEEMVGTEHSPLLEQQEDEEEVKEEEVALCMEQESATLTPPTQQGDASGGSSPGQLPPELITERKASDVTSGLIQTLEEKEEREEGPPPSVAAN, from the exons ATGGGATGCATCGGCTCCAGGAGATTGA CGTCAGATGGCGTGCCAGTCCAAAAGGATGGGGAACAA CTGTCTATGGAAGACACCACATCAATCCTGCCTCGGCTCAAGAGGAACTCAAACGCCTATGGCATCGGGGCTCTGGCTAAGTCTTCTCTGTCAGGTGTgtcag GTGTCACCCGCACAATGAAAGAAAGAGTGACCAAGCCCACAGCCATGGCCCAGGGTCGTGTCGCTCACATGATCGAATGGCAAAATTGGGGCATGCAGACGGTGGGCTCAGGGGGCGCCCTCCAGTCCCGCATCACTACCCAGGAGCGGGAAAAGGAGCGGCGGCTGGAGAACGACGCCTACAGCGACCTCAGTGATGGGGAGAAGGAGGCTCGTTTTGCAGCAG GTATCCTGCAGCAGTTTGCAATCTCAGAGGCAACGCTCCTGGCGTGGTCATCGATGGATGGTGAGACTCCGCAGTCAGGATCAAACCAGGGCAGTGTGGCTCACCTCAGCGAGGTCAACCAGGAGAGCATCACCAGTCGAG atCAGATATTGCACCACTCCTCAGCAGAGGTGTGGCCTCACACATATGTCTCCCAAGGCCACTACTGCCTGTCCTCTTCTGACGCCTGGGAACCCATCAACAACGATCCCTCCGGCGTGGCATCTCCCCCTGCTGGCTCCTACGTTATGGGGACGGAGGGCTACGATGGGCAGGCGGCAGCTCACTTCCTGtctcagcagcaacagcagcagttcagTCTCCAACAGAGTCAACtacaacagctgcagcagatccAACAGTTTCAGCACTAccagcaacagcagcttctGCAGTATCAGCAACAGCAG TCTCTGGAACATAGGCTGCACAGTGCCAACCACTCTTTGCAAGCAACGCCCAACAGCACCATCCACAGTCTGGTTCATCAAATCCACCCCCCACTGGTTGATCTGTGGAACACGGGGCAGATGGAAGCCTATCAGGCAGAGGCCAGTGGATACATGGGTGTGGTGGCGGCGGTGGAGCCGAGCCTGTGCATTCCctctggagaggaaatggtggGAACAGAGCACTCCCCGCTactggagcagcaggaggatgaggaggaggtcaAG GAAGAAGAGGTGGCACTGTGCATGGAGCAAGAGTCAGCCACTTTGACTCCGCCCACGCAACAAGGGGATGCCTCGGGTGGCAGTAGTCCGGGTCAGCTGCCACCAGAGCTGATCACAGAGCGGAAGGCCTCCGATGTCACTTCTGGTCTCATTCAGACACTAGAGGAGAAGGAAGAGCGGGAGGAGGggcctcctccttctgtggCAGCCAACTGA